A genomic region of Bradyrhizobium sp. ORS 278 contains the following coding sequences:
- a CDS encoding TRAP transporter substrate-binding protein, giving the protein MKTITGIIAAAVLAVTSPLAMARDFRSADVHPADYPTVEAVKFMGKQLAAASGGKLGVKVFPNGALGSEKDTIEQLKIGALDMMRINSSPLNNFVPETVALCLPFVFRDTQHMRTVLDGPIGDEILAAMEPAGLIGLAYYDSGARSIYTVKAPVKSLADLKGLKIRVQQSDLWVGMIQSLGANPTPMPYGEVYTALKTGLVDAAENNWPSYESSRHFEAAKFYNITEHSLAPEVLVMSKKVWDTLSKDDQAMIRKAAKESVPVMRKLWDEREEASRKAVEAAGVQVITVANKQEFVDAMKPVYQKFAGDEKLSSLVKRIQDTK; this is encoded by the coding sequence ATGAAGACAATCACAGGTATCATTGCAGCCGCCGTGCTGGCGGTCACGTCGCCGCTGGCGATGGCGCGGGATTTCCGCTCCGCCGACGTGCACCCCGCCGACTATCCGACCGTCGAAGCCGTCAAGTTCATGGGCAAGCAGCTCGCGGCCGCGAGCGGCGGCAAGCTCGGCGTCAAGGTGTTCCCGAACGGCGCCCTGGGCTCGGAAAAGGACACGATCGAGCAGCTCAAGATCGGCGCGCTCGACATGATGCGGATCAACTCGTCCCCGCTCAACAATTTCGTGCCCGAGACCGTCGCGCTGTGCCTGCCTTTCGTGTTCCGCGACACGCAGCACATGCGCACCGTCCTGGACGGCCCGATCGGCGACGAGATCCTGGCCGCCATGGAGCCAGCCGGCCTGATCGGCCTCGCCTACTATGACAGCGGCGCGCGTTCGATCTACACCGTCAAGGCGCCGGTCAAGTCGCTGGCCGACCTCAAGGGCCTGAAGATCCGCGTGCAGCAGTCCGACCTTTGGGTCGGCATGATCCAGAGCCTCGGCGCCAACCCGACGCCGATGCCCTACGGCGAGGTCTACACCGCGCTCAAGACCGGCCTCGTCGACGCCGCCGAGAACAACTGGCCGTCCTATGAATCCTCGCGCCATTTCGAGGCCGCCAAGTTCTACAACATCACCGAGCACTCGCTCGCTCCGGAAGTCCTCGTGATGTCCAAGAAGGTCTGGGACACCCTGAGCAAGGACGACCAGGCGATGATCCGCAAGGCGGCCAAGGAGTCGGTGCCGGTCATGCGCAAGCTCTGGGACGAGCGCGAAGAGGCCTCCCGCAAGGCCGTCGAGGCCGCCGGCGTCCAGGTCATCACGGTCGCCAACAAGCAGGAATTCGTCGACGCGATGAAGCCGGTCTACCAGAAGTTCGCCGGCGACGAGAAGCTCTCGAGCCTCGTCAAGCGCATCCAGGACACGAAGTAA